Genomic window (Streptomyces sp. TG1A-60):
CCGGCCCCGAACCGGCCCCGAACCGAACCGGCCCCGAGATGCTGAGACGCCGATCCTTCCCGCTGATCCGCCCCGAACTCGACGACGACCCCCTGCACACGACCCTCACCGAACTCCGCCCCGCCCAGCAGCTCCACGGCCTCGGCGCTGGCCGCACCCGCCCCCCATGGGAACCGGTGGCCGACCTGCTGCGGACCACGGGACGCGACTGGGACCGCAGGGCGCACCGGCTCGCCGTACTGGCGCAACGCCTGCCCGCCGCGATCTCGCAGCGGTGGATCTCCGACCGCCCGGACGACGGCGACGCCCTCACGCTGCGCGCCTTCGTCGAGTCGGGCGGCTCAGCGTCCTCGCCTTCGCCCTGACCCGCGCGCACCGGCCGGCCGAGGCCGGCCCCGTCTTCCGACGCCTCGGCCGCCATATGACCCACCACCCCTGGGACCTGTTGCCCGAGCCGGAACGGACCTTCGCGTACTGGCGGGAGAGGGCGACCGGCCGGGGGCGGGCCTGAAGAACCGGCTACGCCCGAGCGGGTGCCGCTTCCGTCTCCTCCCGCGCGGTGGCTGCGGCCTCCTCGCGGTCGCGGCGCTCGCGGCGGGCGAGGATCACGTAGCCGATGGGGATGCCCGCGGCGAAGAGCCACCACTGGAGGGCGTAGGCGTAGTTCAGCGCCGCGTTCTCGTCGCCGGGGCTGCCGAGCTGTTGCGGAGTGTCGTCCTTCGGCTCGGGCGCCGTCTGCGCGAGGTAGCCGCCGAGGACCTCGGCGCCGAGGCGGTCCGCCTCCCGCTCGCTGTCGATCAGCATGATCTGCCGGTCCGGCAGGCCCTTGAGATCCTTGATGCCGCTCGCCTCGGTCGTCTCGTCGGGCATCAGCCGCCCGGTGACGGTGACCTCGCCGAGGGGCGGCGCGGGGATCTCGGGGAACGCGGTCTGGCTCGGGCCGTCCGCGGGGATCCAGCCGCGGTTGACGAGCAGGAGCTTGCCGTCGTCGAGGACGAACGGGGTCAGCACATGGAAGCCGACCTCGTCGTCGGCGTTGGTGCGGCGGCGGACGACGACCTCGTCGTCGGTGTCGAAGCGGCCCTTCGCGGTCACCGTGCGGTAGCGCTCCGCGCTGGTGACGGTGTGCCCGGGGGAGGTCAGCCGCTCCACGGGCACCGGCTTCGCGGCCAGCGCGTCGGCGACCAGCTGGTTCCGCGCGGTGCGCTCATCAAAGCGATGCATCTGCCAGATGCCCAGCCTGACCATCGTCGGGATCAGGACGAGCGCGAGCAGAGTGAGGATCACCCACTGCCGGGACAACAGGAAGCGGTACACCCCACGACCGTACAACTCGGTCGTGGGGTGTGTTCGGGCGGGTGTGCGCTCGGACCTCGCAGCATCTCCCCGGGAAGGTTCTGGGCCTGCCGGCCGAGCGGCGCACCACCGGCGGACAGGAGGTAGCGGAAGTGCATGACGAAGGAGAGGAGTACGGCGAGGCGTACGTCTTCTTCGTCACCGGGGCCGCCGAGGCGGATCTCCCGGCCGTCGCGTCTCGCGTGGCTGTAGCTGGCCGAGAAGGTCGATGTGGTCTTCGCGTAGTTGTTCGGCGGCCCAGGGGGCGATTGGATCGGGGATCGAGTCGCGTTGGCCACTGCGGTATTCGAGGAGTTCACGGTCGGCGTTGCCGCTGATCCAGACGAAGCGGTCGCCGAGAGAGGGCAGCCGGTCGAGAACCTGGGTCGGTTGCGGGCCGGCGGTGATGTCGCCGGTGAGCACGATGCGGTCGGCGGCGCTCACTTCTGGTTCGGGCGAGCACGGCCTCCAGGCCTCGCGTGACGATCGAGTCCGACGCCGGTGTCCGCACGCGGTACCGGGCGCTGCTGGCGTCGTCACACTTCGGGATCGCCCCGTTCCGGCCGGGCTGCCCGTGGCCGATGTCGGTGGTCGACTGCCAGCCGACGGGGATGCCGGTCATCGCGCCACGTATCGGCTGGCTGGCCGAGCACGTCGATGAGGGCCTGCTGTTCGACACGGCGGACGACTCGTCGTGCCGGGCGCCCACCGGCCCGGCGGGCAATGACCAGCTACGCCGACCAGGTAGAACGCCTGGCCGGCAGAGCGCCGTCAGCTTGCGGATGCCCGCCCAACCCCTGACGATGCGGCTTATGACACGTTGCGAAGTGTGTGGGAATGACTACGAGCTGGCGTTCACTGTGGAGACCCAGGACGGGTCACGTCACGTCTTCGATTCGTTCGCCTGTGCGATCCACCGCATGGCCCCCATCTGCGAGCACTGCCGTGTGCAGATCATCGGCCAGGGCGTCGAGGTGGAAGGCCACTGGTACTGCGGCGCCCACTGTTCGCGTGCAGAGGGAAAGGCCGGCATCGTGGACAGGGTTGGTTCTGCCGTATAAGTAGGCCCCTCCCGCGTGGAGGGCCCCGGCGTTTGTCACACAGCGATGAAGACCGGTTCGGCTCGGGCCGCGTCGAACCGGCCGCCGCGACTCTTGGCGGGATGAATGAGTACGGCCGGGAGCCCCTTCCGGACTATGATCCGCTGCCGCTCGATCGACAGGCTCTCCAGCCGTTCTCTTGCATCTGAGATGTGATGTGTAGCTTCGCATCTCGCCATGGGCCACAGGGTGCGGCGGCCGACGCGGCACGGGCGAGCGGACGGCGGGTGAGTCGCCGCCAATCACCCGTACGGCCGGCCAGGTGTCGCCCGCACCGTTCAGGCGTCGTCGAAAGCCGGCCGGGCGGGCTCCACATCGCGCAGCAGCTGACCGAACGCCGCCTCGTCGATCACCGGCGTCCCGTACTGCCGGGCCTTGACCACCTTCGACGTACCCGAGTCGGGGTCATTGGTGACGAGCAGACTGGTCACCCGCGACAGACTCGTCGCCACATGCAGCCCCGCCTCCGCCGCACGGTCCTCCAACAGCTCACGATCCACCGAGGTGTCCCCCGAGAACGCGACCCGCATGCCCTGCTTGAGAGGTTTACCCTCCTCGTACCGCCCGGGGTTGGGATAGGGGCACGCGGGCCGTTTGCGCGAGGGCCGCCAACTGCCGGACCGATAGCCCCCGGGGGACCCGTAACCACCAGAAGTCCCATGGCCGCCGGATGCCTGCCGCCCGATCGTCGTCGAGCCGTACCACTCCGTCAGCGGCCGGCATTCGAGCAGCGGCAGGCGCACGCCCCGGTTCGCCGCCGCGTGCAGACTCGGCCTGAACGCCTCCGCCAGCACCCGCGCGTCGTCCAGCGCGTGGTGCGCTCGCTGCTGCACGACCCCGAAGTGCGCCGCCAGCGACTCCAGCTTGTGGTTCGCCAGCGGCAGCCCCAGTTCCTTCGACAGCGCGATCGTGCACAGCCGCTGCCGTACCGGCGCCTCGGTCTCCGCGCGCGCGTACTCCCGGGCGATCATCGACCAGTCGAACACCGCGTTGTGCGCGACGAGCACGCGGTCCGCGAGCCGGGACGAGAACTCCTCCGCGATCTCCCGGAAGAGCGGCGCCCCTTCGAGCACGTCACTCGTCAGCCCGTGGATCCACACCGGCCCCGGATCCCGCTCCGGGTTCACCAACGTGTACCAGTGGTCCTCGACCTCGCCCCGCGCGTCCAGTCTGTACACAGCCGCCGAGATGATCCGGTCGTCCCGGGCCAGCCCGGTCGTCTCCACGTCCACGACCGCGTACCCCGGTGGATACGCGATTGGCCAAGGCGCTTGCGACGCTGCGGTCGTGTGGTCTTCGAGCATGGTCCATGAGGATACGGGCCGGGACCGACACCGCTGCGCGCGCCCGGCCGGGGAGCGGGGGCGCGCGTCCGCACGGTGCCCAACGCCACCCCGGCGGCGGGCACTTGGCCCGGCATCCGCGCCGGCTCGGCCACCGGGTCCCCGGGCGTCGGCGCTCCCAGGCCCTCAGCCGTCGACCGGACCCGGCAGCAGCCGGTACGCCGTGCCGGTCGCGCCGATGCACGCCGCCGTGCACCAGGGCGAGGAACGCGTGCTTCTTCGCGGCGACCTCGCCCGCGTGAGCGTCGGCCCGCGCCGCCGAACCGGCGAACTCCCGTTCCTGCGGCGCCTTTGGTCCGCGCACCCCCGGGCCGCCGAACGCCGTGTCCGCCTCTCCGTCGTCACGACCGTACCGCCGGCGTGCGACGGCCTTCTTCACCCGGGGCGGACGGACCGTGCCCGGGGATCACGTCGACCACACAGCTGAGCGGCGTCGCGTCCCCGCCGCCCGCCCGGTCGTCTCGGCGGCCGAGGCCGAGGCCGTGACGTTCGGGCGGGCGGTGAGCGCGGTCGCCATGGCCATCCCGAGCGGGACCGCCGCCAGACGGCGCGAGCGCTGGTGAGGCGACGCTGCCAGGCCGGACTCCGGCTCGTTCGCGAAACGAGCGCTACGAGCTGTGCGGGAACCCGGTCCCGCGAGGTCTTGGTGCTCCCCGGGCGTCGGGGCGTCTACCTCTTGACGGCCTTGAGTGCGTCGACGATGCCGAACCCGTAGAAACCGTTCACACGCGGGCCGCCCTCACACACCGCGTCCGGAGTGCCGTCGCCGTCCTGGTCGTACGTCTCCGGGCAGGCCTCCTTGTCCGCCTGCGCCTTCAGCAGCCACTGCAACTGCTGCGGGCTCGCCCACGGGTGCGTCGACTTCAGCAGCGCGGCGACACCGGAGGCGTGCGGCGCCGCCATCGACGTGCCCTGCAGGTAGCCGTACTCGCCGTTCGGCATGGTGGACAGGATACGGCCGTTCTTCGACGGCGTGTCCGGGATCTGGTAGCGGCTGTCGCCGCCAGGCGCCGCGACGTCGACGACGCGGTTGCCGTACGTGGAGTAGAACGACTTCTCGTTCTTCACGCCCGTCGCGCTCACCGTCACGATGCCCGGCAACTGGGTCGGAATGTCGAGGCACTCGCTCGGGTCGATGGTGCGCTCGACCGGGGTGGAGTCGTTGGGGCTGGAGTCGTCCAGGATCGCGTCGGAGGCGAGGTCGTGGTTGGAGTTGCCCGCCGAGGCCAGGTGCAGGGTGCCCTTCCTCGTGGCGTACTTCTGGGCCCGGTTGACCGCGTCGACGATGGCCTTCTGGTCCGGGTGGTCCACGCAGTTGTAGAGCCACGGGTCGATGTAGTAGCTGTTGTTCGTGATCTCCACGCCGTGGTCGGCGGAGAACACGAACGCGCAGACCATGGCCTCCGCGTAGAACAGGCCGTTGTCGCGGTCGGTCACATTGATGCTGGAGACCTTCACGCCGGGCGCGACACCGGCGACGCCGACGCCGTTGCGGGCCGCGGCTATCTCACCGGCCACGTGCGTGCCGTGGTAGTCCTGCGGGGTGTACGGCCGCCAGGACCCTTCGCTGGTGTCCGCGACACCGCCGTCGCAGTTGGCCGACTGGGACTTGGAGAAGTTCGGCGCGAGGTCCGGGTGGGTGTCGTCGACGCCGGTGTCGATGACGGCGACGGTGACCTTCTTGCTGCCCGGGTTGATCTTCGCGGCCTTGTCGGCGCCGATCGAGCGCAGGTCCCACTGGTCGGCCTCAAGGGGCTCGGCGTCGGGGATGTCCGCCGAGGCGGCCTCCACCTTCGCGGCCTCCACGTCCGTCAGGTAGTCGACGGCGCCCAGGTCCGTCGTACCGGCGGGGGTCAGCGGTGAGGTCCGGGTGGCGCCGGCGGACTGCACACCGCGCGCGGCGCGGATCGTCTTCGCGAACTCCGGGTCGGCCGAGTGGACCACGATCACGCCGATCTTGGTGTACGTGATCACGACCTTGCCGCCGGCCGCGGCCACCGCGCGCTTCACCGAGGCGATCGTGCGCTTGTCGGTCTTCGTGTTCACGACGTACGAGAGGTTCGGGCCCTGCGCGGTCGCGGTGGTGGACTCCGCGATCGGGGCCGCCGAGGCGACACCCGGCAGGAAGCCGAGCGAGGCGGTCAGCGACAAGGCGACCGGCACCGCGAGTGCGAGCCGTCGCCTGGAGCGCAGATGAGCCATGGGGTCTCCACATCATCCGGAAACGAGAGCCGGCCCGGACAGAGTGCTGCCTGGGCAGGTACATGACGTTGGTGCAGCTCGAAGCTATCCCTCGGCCTCCGTGGCCAGCAATCACTTCGCGGAAGGGAGGCCGAAGTAGAGGGGTAACCCTCGAAGTCGACGCACGTCCGGACCGCTTCCGCATCGGTTTTCGAAAGAAACACGCGCGGTTGAACCGGTCCTGGCGCGTCACCGTGACGTTGTGCAGGGAGCCCGAGCACGATCGCGCACCCGTCACCGTGAGGAACAGAGCAGAGCCCATGTCCGTAACCAACCCGTCCCCCGACCCGACGGAGACATCGTCCCCATCCACCGTCGCGAAGGCGGCGGAGACGCGAGGAGATCCCGTGGCAACCGACGCACCGCCCCCTTCGAAGGCAGAGCACCATCTCCCCTCCCCCGAGGAGTTCGCCGCGGTCCATGAGAGCGCCGAGTTCGCCGAACTGCGCCGCTCCTACCGCTCGTTCGCCTTCCCGCTGACCGTCGCCTTCATCGCCTGGTACCTGCTGTACGTCCTGCTCTCCAACTACGCGGGCGACTTCATGGGCACCAAGCTCTTCGGCAACATCAACGTCGCCTTCGTCCTCGGCGTCGCCCAGTTCGTCACCACGTTCCTCATCGCCTGGTGGTACGCGCGGCACGCCGCCGCGAAGCTCGACCCCAAGGCCGAGGCGATCAAGTCCCGGATGGAGGGCGGCGCATGAGCCCCGTACAGCAGACCTTTCTCGCCGCGAACGAGGCCAGCCAGCACCGGCCGCTGATCATCACCCTGTTCGCGCTGTTCGTCGTCGCGACGCTCGGCATCACCGTCTGGGCCGGCCGCCAGACCAAGGACGCCGCCGACTTCTACGCGGGCGGACGCCAGTTCAGCGCCTTCCAGAACGGTCTCGCGGTCTCCGGCGACTACATGTCGGCCGCGTCGTTCCTCGGCATCGCGGGCGCGATCGCCCTCTTCGGCTACGACGGCTTCCTGTACTCCATCGGCTTCCTGGTCGCCTGGCTGGTCGCCCTCCTGCTGGTCGCCGAGCCCCTGCGGAACTCCGGTCGCTACACCATGGGCGACGTCCTCGCTTACCGCATGCGCCAGCGCCCCGTGCGCACCGCGGCCGGCACCTCCACGATCGTCGTCTCGATCTTCTACCTGCTGGCACAGATGGCGGGCGCGGGTGTCCTCGTCTCCCTGCTGCTCGGCATCACCTCCGACGCCGGCAAGATCCTCATCGTCGCCCTCGTCGGCATCCTGATGATCGTCTATGTCTCCATCGGCGGTATGAAGGGCACCACCTGGGTCCAGATGGTGAAGGCCGTGCTGCTCATCGGCGGCACGATCCTCATTACGTTCCTGGTGCTGCTGAAGTTCAACTTCAACATCTCCGATCTGCTCGGCACCGCCGCCGAGAACAGCGGCAAGGGCGCCGCCTTCCTGGAGCCCGGCCTCCAGTACGGCGGCTCCGGCATCTCCAAGCTGGACTTCATCTCCCTCGGCGTCGCCCTGGTGCTCGGCACCGCCGGCCTGCCGCACATCCTGATCCGCTTCTACACGGTGCCCAACGCCAAGGCCGCCCGGAAGTCCGTGAACTGGGCGATCGGCATCATCGGCGGCTTCTACCTGATGACCATCGCGCTCGGCTTCGGCGCCGCCGCGCTGATCTCCCAGGACGAGATCATCGCCTCCAACCCGTCGGGCAACACGGCGGCCCCGCTGCTCGCCCTGCACCTGGGCGGCGTCGACTCGACCTGGGGTGCGATCCTGCTGGCCACGATCTCGGCGGTGGCCTTCGCGACCATCCTCGCCGTCGTCGCGGGCCTCACCCTGGCCTCGTCCTCCTCCTTCGCGCACGACATCTACGCCAACGTCATCCGCAAGGGACAGGCCTCCGGCGCCGAGGAGGTGCGCGCCGCCCGCTGGGCGACCGTCTTCATCGGCGTCGTCTCCATCGGCCTGGGCGCCCTCGCCCGCGACCTGAACGTGGCCGGCCTGGTCGCGCTCGCCTTCGCGGTCGCGGCCTCCGCCAACCTGCCGACGATCCTCTACAGCCTCTTCTGGAAGAAGTTCACCACCCAGGGCGCGCTGTGGTCGATCTACGGCGGTCTGATCGTCGCCGTCGGCCTGGTGCTGTTCTCGCCCGTCGTCTCCGGCGACCCGAAGGCGATGTTCCCGGCCGTCGACTTCGCCTGGTTCCCGCTGAAGAACCCGGGCATCATCTCCATCCCGTTCGGCTTCCTGATGGGCTGGCTGGGCACCGTCCTGTCCAAGGAGGAGCCCGACACCGCCAAGTACGCCGAGCTGGAGGTCCGGTCCCTCACGGGCACCGGCGCCCACTGACCGGCTCTCCGCCCGGGGCCGTCGTAGACACCTACGGCGGCCCCGCGTCGCGTCTTGTGGGATCGGGCCTGTGCTGTTGTCAGCGGGGTCACGTAGGCTCGCAGATGTCGGAGAATCCGTGATCCGTGATCCGCGACCGAGATCGGAAACTCGTTCGCGATCAGCAAAGACGAGGGAGGGGGCCCACGTGCTCATCGACACCTACGGCCGAGTGGCCACCGACCTGAGGGTCTCGCTGACCGACCGGTGCAATCTGCGCTGCACGTACTGCATGCCCGAGGAGGGTCTGCAGTGGCTGGCGAAGCCCGACCTGCTCGACGACGACGAGATCGTCCGCCTCATCGACATAGCCGTCCGCACCCTGGGCGTCACGGAGGTCCGCTTCACCGGCGGCGAGCCCCTGCTCCGCCCCGGCCTGGTCGGCATAGTGGAGCGCGTGGCCGCGCTGGCCCCTCGCCCCCAGATGTCCCTGACCACCAACGGCATCGGCCTCAGCCGCACGGCACCGGCCCTGAAGGCGGCCGGCCTGGACCGGGTGAACGTCTCCCTGGACACCCTCCGCCCGGACGTCTTCAAGACCCTCACCCGCCGGGACCGCCACAAGGACGTCCTCGAAGGCCTGGCCGCCGCCCGCGACGCCGGCCTCACCCCGGTCAAGGTCAACTCCGTCCTGATGCCCGGCCTGAACGAGAACGAGGCCCCGGACCTCCTCGCCTGGGCCGTCGAGCACGACTACGAGCTGCGCTTCATCGAGCAGATGCCCCTGGACGCCCAGCACGGCTGGAAGCGCGACGGCATGGTGACGGCGGGTGACATCCTGACCTCCCTGCGCACCCGCTTCGACCTCACCCCCGAGGACGCCGACGAACGCGGCTCCGCCCCGGCCGAGCGCTGGCTCGTCGACGACGGCCCCCACCGCGTCGGCGTCATCGCCTCCGTCACCCGCCCCTTCTGCTCGGCCTGCGACCGCACCCGCCTCACCGCCGACGGCCAGGTCCGCACCTGCCTCTTCGCCCGTGAGGAGACCGACCTCAGAGCCGCCCTGCGCTCGGGCGCCCCCGACGAGGAGATCGCCCGCATCTGGCGCCTGGCGATGTGGGGCAAGAAGGCCGGCGCGGGCCTGGACGACCCGTCGTTCGTCCAGCCGGACCGCCCGATGTCGGCGATCGGGGGCTAGCCCCCGGATTCGTCGGGCCGGGGCTTCTCCCAGTCCGACAGGGTCACCACGTCCTTCAGAAACCCCCGCACCCCCAAGAACTGGGCCAGGTGCTCCCGGTGCGCCTCGCACGCGAGCCACGTCTTGCGGCGCTCCGGCGTGTGCAGCTTCGGGTTGTTCCAGGCGAGCACCCAGACCGCGTCGGCACGACAGCCCTTGGCCGAACAGATGGGGGAGGACGGATCCGAGCCGGGGACGTCGAGGAGGTTCACACGTCGACCCTAGCCGCTGACAAGGCGACGCCGAGCAGCCACGGGGGGAGCTGCCCGGCGTCGGTCTGTCGCTCCGACGGGGGATGCGGAGCGCGTTTGAAGTATGTCACGGGTCACCCTCTGCCCGGCACAGGAACTCCATGATTGATCTGAGCTTTTCTTGAGCCTGGCGCGTGGTCTTACTCCGCTTCGTCCCGTTCCCGGCGCTCAGGCCGGCCCGCGCGGCTCGCTCCGGCGCCCGCCCGCGGGGTCGGCCGCGACGTCTTCCGGGACGGATTCCGCGAGGCGCCCCTCGTCGGCGAAGTCGCCCGAGCGGGAGCCCTCCGGCCCCGAGGTCGGCGCGATCATCGGACGCACGGGCGTGGTGACGAACGTCGACGGCAGCGAGGGCGCGTTCTCCCGGCCCGCGTTGGCGATCACGACGGCGATGTACGGCAGCACCGCTCCCAGCACCAGCGCGACGACCGCGACGTGCCGTTCGACGTTCCACAGGACCGCCGCGGCGATCACCGACAGGGTGCGGACGGACATCGAGATGACATAGCGCCGCTGCCGACCGCGAACGTCGTCGGCGAGCCCCTGCCGGGCACCGGTGATCCGGAAGACCTCGGCATTGCCCTGCTTCCGCATGACGTTCCACCACCCGCCTGTATCGGACGCTCCCGGCTCCTGCCGCGCCGCCCGTGCCCGCTGCGCGGAACGGGGTCCGGACAAGCTCCACGGTACGCCGCGTCCGCGCCGCCTACGAGACCGGGTCACCTCCCCCGGGAGTGGACGACATGCGCCGTACCGCGTACGGCCGCGCCCGACATGCGCCGTATCGGAGGCGGGCGGACACTGGCCGAAATGTTCACGTCGAGCCGTACGAGGAGGCAGCCATGGGCTGGCTATGGGCGATCATCGTGGGATTCGTACTGGGCCTGCTGGCCAAGGCGATCATTCCGGGCAAACAGCACAGTCCGCTCTGGCTGACGACGATCTTCGGCATCATCGGCGCCATCGTCGGCAACGCCCTCGCCCGGGCGTTCGGTATCGACGAGACCGCAGGCATCGACTGGGGCCGTCACGCCCTCCAGCTCGCCGCCGCGGTCGTCATCGTCTTCATCGGGGACATGGCCTACATGGCGACCCTGGGCAAGAGAAAACAGCGAACCTGAGCGACAGCGTGCCCCGAAGGGGCGCGGGGAACTGCGCGACCAGCCGCGACGACGCGGCACCCGTCAGTACACCCACGCCCCTACGGCGCCCAGGCCGCAGTCACCTCAACGGCGGCAAGGTTCTTCTTCCCCCGCCGCAACACCAGCCACCGCCCGTGAATGAGGTCCTCCGACGCCGGCACGGCGTCCTCCGCGGTGATCTTGACGTTGTTCACGTAGGCACCGCCCTCCTTCACCGTGCGCCGCCCGGCCGACTTGCTCGGCACCAGGCCGACGTCGGTGAACAGGTCGACCACGGGACCCACCTCGGCGACCCGGACGTGCGGCACTTCGGACAGCGCCGCGGCCAGGGTCTCCTCGTCGAGCTCGGTCAGGTCACCCTGCCCGAAGAGCGCGCGGGAGGCGGCGATCACCGCGGCGGTCTGGTCCGCGCCGTGTACCAGCGTCGTCAGCTCCTCGGCCAGCGCGCGCTGCGCCGCCCGCGCCTGCGGTCGCTCCTCCGTCTGCTGCTCCAGCTCCTCAAGCTCCGCACGGGACTTGAAGGACAGGATCCGCATGTACCGGGTGATGTCCCGATCGTCCACGTTCAGCCAGAACTGGTAGAACGCGTACGGCGTCGTCATGCCCGGGTCGAGCCAGACGGCGCCGCCCTCGGTCTTGCCGAACTTGGTGCCGTCCGCCTTGGTCATCAGCGGCGTGGCCAGCGCGTGCGCCTCGGCGCCCGGCTCCAGCCTGTGGATCAGATCCAGGCCGGCCGTGAGGTTGCCCCACTGGTCGCTGCCGCCCTGCTGGAGCGTGCAGCCGTACCTCCGGTAGAGCTGGAGGAAGTCCATGCCCTGGAGGATCTGGTAGCTGAACTCGGTGTAGCTGATGCCCTGGTCGGACTCCAGCCGACGGGCGACGGAGTCCTTCGTCAGCATCTTGTTGACGCGGAAGTGCTTGCCGATGTCCCGCAGGAACTCGATGGCGGAGAGGCCCTCGGTCCAGTCGAGGTTGTTGACCATGACGGCCGCGTTCGCACCCTCGAAGGACAGGAACGGCTCGATCTGGGCGCGCAGCCTGCCGACCCAGCCGGCGACCGTCTCCGGGTCGTTCAGCGTGCGCTCCGCCGTCGGGCGGGGGTCGCCGATCAGGCCCGTCGCGCCGCCGACCAGCGCCAGCGGCCGGTGACCGGCCTGCTGGAGCCGGCGCACGGTGAGCACCTGCACCAGATGCCCGACGTGCAGGGACGGCGCGGTCGGGTCGAAACCGCAATAGAACGTGACGGGACCGTCCGCGAGCGCCTTGCGCAAAGCGTCCTCGTCGGTGGACAGGGCGAACAGCCCACGCCACTTCAGCTCGTCGACGATGTCCGTCACGGTTCTCGTGTCTCCTCGATGGTCTTCGCAAGGGTTCGCCCGGCAGTCGGGTGACAGCCGGCCACGAACGCCTACGAGGTTATACGCCCTGGCTGACAGAACTCATATTGAAATCCGGCACCCGCAGCGCGGGCATCGCGGCCCTGGTGAAGTAGTCGCTCCACTCGCGCGGCAGCGTCTTCTCCGTGCGCCCGGCCTCCGTGGCACGGCCCAGCAGGTCCACCGGCGACTCGTTGAACCGGAAGTTGTTGACCTCGCCGGTGACCTCGCCGTTCTCCACGAGGTAGACGCCGTCGCGGGTCAGCCCCGTCAGCAGCAGTGTCGCCGGGTCGACCTCGCGGATGTACCACAGGCAGGTCAGCAGCAACCCGCGCCCGGTGCTCGCGACCATCTCCTCCAGGGAACGGTCCTCGCCGCCGTCCAGGATCAGGTTGTCGATCGTCGGCGCCACCGGCAGCCCGGTCAGCCCCGCGCTGTGCCGGGTGGTCGGCAGGTGCGCGATCTCGCCCCGGCTGATCCACTCGGTCGCCGTCAGCGGCAGCCCGTTGTCGAACACCGAGCTGTCGCCGCCGGAGGAGTGGGCCAGCGCGAAGGGCGCGGACTCCAGACCCGGCTCGTGCGGGTCGCTGCGCAGGGTCAGCGGCAGCTCGGTGAGCCGCTCCCCGATCCGCGTACCGCCGCCGGGCTTGCTGAACACCGTCCGGCCCTCGGCCGCGTCCCGCGCCGACGCCGACCACATCTGGTAGATCAGCAGATCCGCCACGGCCGTCGGCGGGAGCAGCGTCTCGTACCGCCCGGCGGGCAGCGGCACCCGCCGCTCCGCCCAGCCCAGCCGTACGGCCAGCTCCGCGTCCAGGGCTCCCGGGTCGACGTCCTTGAAGTCCCGCGTGGAGCGCCCCGCCCAGGCCGAGCGCGTACGGTCCGGGGACTTGGCGTTCAGCTCCAGCGTCCCGTTCGGCTGGTCGTGCCGCAGCCGCAGCCCCGTGGACGTACCGAGATAGCTGGAGACCAGCTCGTGGTTGGCGAAGCCGTACAGCTCCCGGCCGCCCGCCCGCGCGCGTGCGAACGATTCGCCGAGGGCCGGCGCGAAGTCGGCGAACACGGCGGAGGAGGTCTCGGCGGGCGCTTCCGTGAAGTCGGAGGACTGCTCCACACCCGTGACCAGCGGCTGGGCGTCCTCGGCGGGCCCGGCGCCGCGCGCGGCGGCCTCCGCGGCCCGTACCAGCGGCTCCAGCTCCCCGGCGGTGACGGCGGATCGCGACACGACCCCGGAGGCGGTGCCCTCCTTGCCGCCGACGGTGGCGACGACGGTCACCGACCGTCCGCGTGTGACGCCGTTGGTGGTCAGCGCGTTGCCCGCCCAGCGCAGGTTCGCCGTGGAGTACTCGTCGGCGATCACCACGCATCCGTCGGCGCGAGACAGCTCAAGAGCACGCTCGACGATCTCGTGCGGCTGCTGCGCCTTGCTGTTCCGCGCGCTCATCGACCTGCCTCCTGCGTGGTGTTCAGGCTGTGCTCGCCCGGGGGGTGACCCCCGGACCCCCAGCCG
Coding sequences:
- a CDS encoding SURF1 family protein → MYRFLLSRQWVILTLLALVLIPTMVRLGIWQMHRFDERTARNQLVADALAAKPVPVERLTSPGHTVTSAERYRTVTAKGRFDTDDEVVVRRRTNADDEVGFHVLTPFVLDDGKLLLVNRGWIPADGPSQTAFPEIPAPPLGEVTVTGRLMPDETTEASGIKDLKGLPDRQIMLIDSEREADRLGAEVLGGYLAQTAPEPKDDTPQQLGSPGDENAALNYAYALQWWLFAAGIPIGYVILARRERRDREEAAATAREETEAAPARA
- a CDS encoding DEDDh family exonuclease; amino-acid sequence: MLEDHTTAASQAPWPIAYPPGYAVVDVETTGLARDDRIISAAVYRLDARGEVEDHWYTLVNPERDPGPVWIHGLTSDVLEGAPLFREIAEEFSSRLADRVLVAHNAVFDWSMIAREYARAETEAPVRQRLCTIALSKELGLPLANHKLESLAAHFGVVQQRAHHALDDARVLAEAFRPSLHAAANRGVRLPLLECRPLTEWYGSTTIGRQASGGHGTSGGYGSPGGYRSGSWRPSRKRPACPYPNPGRYEEGKPLKQGMRVAFSGDTSVDRELLEDRAAEAGLHVATSLSRVTSLLVTNDPDSGTSKVVKARQYGTPVIDEAAFGQLLRDVEPARPAFDDA
- a CDS encoding S8 family serine peptidase, whose protein sequence is MAHLRSRRRLALAVPVALSLTASLGFLPGVASAAPIAESTTATAQGPNLSYVVNTKTDKRTIASVKRAVAAAGGKVVITYTKIGVIVVHSADPEFAKTIRAARGVQSAGATRTSPLTPAGTTDLGAVDYLTDVEAAKVEAASADIPDAEPLEADQWDLRSIGADKAAKINPGSKKVTVAVIDTGVDDTHPDLAPNFSKSQSANCDGGVADTSEGSWRPYTPQDYHGTHVAGEIAAARNGVGVAGVAPGVKVSSINVTDRDNGLFYAEAMVCAFVFSADHGVEITNNSYYIDPWLYNCVDHPDQKAIVDAVNRAQKYATRKGTLHLASAGNSNHDLASDAILDDSSPNDSTPVERTIDPSECLDIPTQLPGIVTVSATGVKNEKSFYSTYGNRVVDVAAPGGDSRYQIPDTPSKNGRILSTMPNGEYGYLQGTSMAAPHASGVAALLKSTHPWASPQQLQWLLKAQADKEACPETYDQDGDGTPDAVCEGGPRVNGFYGFGIVDALKAVKR
- a CDS encoding DUF485 domain-containing protein translates to MATDAPPPSKAEHHLPSPEEFAAVHESAEFAELRRSYRSFAFPLTVAFIAWYLLYVLLSNYAGDFMGTKLFGNINVAFVLGVAQFVTTFLIAWWYARHAAAKLDPKAEAIKSRMEGGA
- a CDS encoding cation acetate symporter; the encoded protein is MSPVQQTFLAANEASQHRPLIITLFALFVVATLGITVWAGRQTKDAADFYAGGRQFSAFQNGLAVSGDYMSAASFLGIAGAIALFGYDGFLYSIGFLVAWLVALLLVAEPLRNSGRYTMGDVLAYRMRQRPVRTAAGTSTIVVSIFYLLAQMAGAGVLVSLLLGITSDAGKILIVALVGILMIVYVSIGGMKGTTWVQMVKAVLLIGGTILITFLVLLKFNFNISDLLGTAAENSGKGAAFLEPGLQYGGSGISKLDFISLGVALVLGTAGLPHILIRFYTVPNAKAARKSVNWAIGIIGGFYLMTIALGFGAAALISQDEIIASNPSGNTAAPLLALHLGGVDSTWGAILLATISAVAFATILAVVAGLTLASSSSFAHDIYANVIRKGQASGAEEVRAARWATVFIGVVSIGLGALARDLNVAGLVALAFAVAASANLPTILYSLFWKKFTTQGALWSIYGGLIVAVGLVLFSPVVSGDPKAMFPAVDFAWFPLKNPGIISIPFGFLMGWLGTVLSKEEPDTAKYAELEVRSLTGTGAH